One genomic segment of Brassica napus cultivar Da-Ae chromosome A3, Da-Ae, whole genome shotgun sequence includes these proteins:
- the LOC106441045 gene encoding pathogenesis-related protein PR-1: MAPPKHINGVSVAVAALILLIACFHCVDANYQQQFMAPQNAARARLRLRPLIWDAKLARYAQWWANQRRGDCALIHSNGPYGENLFWGSGNRWSPAQAANGWLSEARSYNYYSNSCRAEMCGHYTQIVWKSTQRIGCAHVICNGGGGVLLACSYDPPGNFLGRRPY; the protein is encoded by the coding sequence ATGGCTCCTCCTAAACACATTAATGGTGTTTCGGTTGCAGTCGCGGCTCTCATACTACTTATAGCATGTTTTCATTGCGTTGATGCAAACTATCAACAACAATTCATGGCTCCACAAAACGCAGCGAGAGCTCGTTTGAGACTCAGGCCGCTAATATGGGACGCCAAACTAGCCCGTTACGCGCAATGGTGGGCCAACCAGAGACGTGGTGACTGCGCCTTGATACATTCTAACGGACCATACGGTGAGAATCTATTCTGGGGCTCAGGCAATAGATGGAGCCCGGCTCAAGCAGCCAATGGATGGTTGTCGGAAGCAAGGAGCTATAACTATTACTCTAACTCGTGTCGGGCCGAGATGTGTGGCCATTACACGCAGATTGTGTGGAAGAGCACGCAGAGGATTGGTTGTGCTCATGTGATCTGTAATGGTGGAGGTGGCGTGTTATTGGCGTGCAGTTATGATCCACCGGGAAACTTTCTTGGTAGGAGACCTTATTGA
- the LOC106441044 gene encoding FGGY carbohydrate kinase domain-containing protein-like, whose amino-acid sequence MTTVELNPFPSRSVFLGVDVGTGSARAGLFDESGKLLGSSSSPIQIWKDGDCVEQSSTDIWHAVCAAVRAACSLANVSDVEVKGIGFAATCSLVAVDAEGSPVTVSWSGDSRRNIIVWMDHRAVKQAERINSFNSPVLQYCGGGVSPEMEPPKLLWVKENLQESWSMVYKWMDLSDWLSFRATGDDTRSLCTTVCKWTYLGHAHMQQQMTEKASRDMEACGWDDEFWEEIGLGDLVDGHHAKIGRSVAFPGHPLGNGLTATAAKELGLLAGTPVGTSLIDAHAGGVGVMESKSDSDSLKKDSDVDTLCTRMVLVCGTSTCHMAVSREKLFIPGVWGPFWSAMVPEYWLTEGGQSATGALLDHIIENHVASPRLANQAASHKVSVFELLNNILKSMAQEDTSSPFVAALTSEMHILPDFHGNRSPVADPNSKGVVFGMTLDTSEKQLALLYLATVQGIAYGTRHIVEHCNAHGHKIDTLLACGGLSKNPLFIQEHADIVGCPIILPRESESVLLGAAILGAVAAKSYPSLHDAMKALNAAGQVVHPSSDPKVKKYHDAKYRIFRDLYEQQLSHRSIITQALS is encoded by the exons ATGACCACCGTTGAGTTAAATCCATTCCCGTCTCGCTCCGTTTTCCTCGGCGTAGACGTCGGAACCGGAAGCGCCCGAGCCG GTTTGTTCGATGAAAGTGGAAAGCTTCTAGGCTCTTCTAGTAGCCCTATACAGATTTGGAAAGATGGAGACTGTGTTGAG CAATCTTCAACGGATATATGGCACGCGGTTTGTGCAGCTGTGAGAGCTGCTTGCTCTCTTGCGAATGTTTCTGATGTTGAAGTTAAAGGAATAGGCTTTGCTGCCACCTGCTCTCTCG TGGCGGTTGATGCTGAGGGGTCTCCTGTTACGGTGTCTTGGAGTGGTGATTCGAGAAGGAACATTATTGTTTGGATGGACCATAGAGCTGTGAAGCAGGCGGAGAGAATCAACTCGTTTAACTCGCCAGTGTTGCAGTACTGTGGCGGCGGTGTTTCTCCAGAGATGGAGCCACCCAAA TTACTATGGGTGAAAGAGAATCTCCAGGAGTCTTGGTCAATGGTGTATAAGTGGATGGACCTgagtgattggctctccttcaG AGCTACTGGAGATGATACACGTAGCTTGTGCACCACGGTATGTAAATGGACGTATCTTGGTCATGCACATATGCAGCAGCAGATGACTGAGAAGGCTTCTCGTGACATGGAAGCCTGCGGGTGGGATGATGAGTTCTGGGAAGAGATTGGCTTAGGCGATCTTGTAGATGGGCACCATGCTAAGATCg GGAGAAGTGTGGCTTTCCCTGGGCATCCACTTGGTAACGGTCTAACCGCAACAGCTGCTAAG GAATTGGGTCTGTTGGCTGGAACACCTGTGGGGACATCACTCATTGATGCTCATGCAGGTGGTGTTGGGGTCATGGAAAGTAAATCAGATTCAGACTCATTGAAGAAAG attcgGATGTGGATACCTTATGCACTCGAATGGTTTTAGTATGTGGCACATCAACGTGCCATATGGCTGTTTCACGTGAAAAGCTGTTTATTCCCGGCGTGTGGGGACCTTTCTGGTCAG CTATGGTACCGGAGTATTGGCTTACGGAAGGAGGACAGAGTGCGACTGGGGCTTTACTTGATCACATTATCGAAAACCATGTTGCTTCTCCTCGTCTTGCAAATCAAGCTGCTTCCCATA AAGTTTCTGTGTTTGAACTTCTGAATAACATCTTAAAGTCGATGGCGCAAGAAGATACAAGTTCTCCGTTTGTAGCTGCACTTACCTCAGAGATGCATATCCTTCCTGACTTTCATGGAAACAG GTCTCCTGTTGCAGACCCAAATTCGAAAGGAGTGGTCTTTGGAATGACTCTTGACACATCAGAGAAGCAGCTAGCTCTTCTATACTTAGCCACAGTACAGGGGATTGCTTATGGGACACGTCACATTGTAGAGCATTGCAATGCCCATGGCCACAAA ATTGACACACTGCTTGCTTGTGGAGGCCTTTCAAAGAACCCACTGTTCATCCAAGAACATGCTGACATCGTTG GTTGTCCGATTATTCTACCACGAGAAAGTGAGTCTGTTCTTCTAGGAGCAGCCATTCTTGGAGCTGTTGCTGCCAAGAGCTACCCTAGTCTCCATGATGCTATGAAAGCTTTGAACGCAGCTGGACAA GTTGTTCATCCATCATCAGACCCTAAGGTTAAGAAGTATCACGATGCAAAATACCGCATCTTTCGTGACCTCTACGAACAGCAATTGTCTCACCGTTCCATCATCACCCAAGCTCTTTCCTAG